In Labrus bergylta chromosome 11, fLabBer1.1, whole genome shotgun sequence, one genomic interval encodes:
- the si:ch211-151h10.2 gene encoding uncharacterized protein si:ch211-151h10.2 isoform X2, with translation MGLGGCVHALKSSLRPGRTQGERAQRMEEEVVSENRNIQYSWKPQRRSPGVPLDLALADSLLLCLLQEPLRDPTVPNIKTQICRLESVFYKLEEADIGSDATLEEMDYNSKLTDKVKLIRTYLQKRMSSLCRLVQVQGDFESSVKDMLEGLDGLWTQLEELHTGVTLSKEGSQGHRDLASALTDAETLFAVLGRYRKRLQRCQSHLKESTQLLQELIWSHTHIRNSVSSSSESVWPELLLQSNIEQFDKVQENFLSMEQQTSTFQAHLEGLGKGHQDGNAGLIAHAEGAHSGSASPQTSLHLHGERTNVVSPEHQSLPSASEKNTNTEKNPLLLLCERSALQFSSTISRLRKSGRRK, from the exons ATGGGCCTGGGAGGTTGTGTCCATGCCTTGAAGAGCAGCCTGCGGCCAGGTCGGACCCAG GGGGAACGTGCACAAAGGATGGAAGAGGAAGTCGTGTCTGAAAACAGGAATATCCAGTATTCATG GAAGCCTCAGCGGAGGAGCCCGGGCGTTCCTCTTGACCTCGCCTTGGCCGACagcctgctgctgtgtttgcttCAGGAGCCCCTCCGAGACCCCACTGTACCCAACATAAAGACTCAGATCTGCAGGCTGGAG tCAGTTTTTTACAAACTGGAAGAAGCAGATATTGGCTCAGATGCGACCCTGGAAGAGATGGATTATAACTCTAAACTGACTGACAAAGTAAAGCTCATCAGAACCTACCTGCAGAAGAG GATGAGCTCACTGTGCAGACTCGTCCAGGTGCAGGGGGATTTTGAGTCCAGCGTGAAGGACATGTTGGAGGGCCTGGATGGCCTCTGGACTCAGCTGGAGGAGCTCCACACGGGGGTCACACTCTCCAAAGAGGGGAGTCAAGGCCACAGGGACCTGGCCTCGGCCCTGACAGATGCAGAG ACTTTGTTTGCAGTCCTGGGCCGCTACAGGAAAAGACTTCAGCGCTGCCAGAGTCATCTGAAAGAAAGCACACAACTACTGCAG gagtTGATCTGGAGTCACACTCATATTCGCaacagtgtgagcagcagcagtgagtcTGTGTGGCctgagctgctgcttcagtccaACATTGAGCAG TTTGACAAGGTGCAGGAGAATTTCCTCTCCATGGAGCAGCAGACCTCTACCTTCCAGGCCCACCTGGAGGGACTTGGAAAGGGGCATCAGGACGGGAATGCAGGGCTCATTGCTCATGCAGAAGGGGCCCATTCAGGCTCAGCATCTCCACAGACTTCCCTTCATCTCCACGGTGAACGCACAAATGTTGTGTCACCAGAGCACCAGAGCTTGCCCTCTGCAtcggagaaaaacacaaacacagaaaaaaaccctcttCTGTTACTGTGTGAGAGGTCAGCTCTGCAGTTCTCTTCCACTATTAGTCGCCTGCGCAAATCTGGGAGGAGGAAGTGA
- the si:ch211-151h10.2 gene encoding uncharacterized protein si:ch211-151h10.2 isoform X1 → MPLLMVSHHRGQEGSGQGERGGWDGACKWTEEVMEDGEGEVAERSWNLESLRETLAAYQPQEISWSQIRRKLPHWNLNFRGCYSFALTAAVWSVCQVEAPLHPSVLLVDVCWRLVVVCSVWMGLGGCVHALKSSLRPGRTQGERAQRMEEEVVSENRNIQYSWKPQRRSPGVPLDLALADSLLLCLLQEPLRDPTVPNIKTQICRLESVFYKLEEADIGSDATLEEMDYNSKLTDKVKLIRTYLQKRMSSLCRLVQVQGDFESSVKDMLEGLDGLWTQLEELHTGVTLSKEGSQGHRDLASALTDAETLFAVLGRYRKRLQRCQSHLKESTQLLQELIWSHTHIRNSVSSSSESVWPELLLQSNIEQFDKVQENFLSMEQQTSTFQAHLEGLGKGHQDGNAGLIAHAEGAHSGSASPQTSLHLHGERTNVVSPEHQSLPSASEKNTNTEKNPLLLLCERSALQFSSTISRLRKSGRRK, encoded by the exons ATGCCTCTGTTGATGGTCTCCCACCACAGGGGTCAGGAGGGGTcaggacagggagagagagggggctgGGACGGGGCCTGTAAATGGACGGAGGAGGTCATGGAGGACGGGGAGGGAGAAGTTGCTGAGAGGAGCTGGAATCTGGAGAG TTTAAGAGAAACACTAGCTGCTTATCAGCCACAGGAGATATCTTGGTCACAGATCCGGAGGAAACTTCCACACTGGAATCTGAACTTTAGAGGCTGCTACAGTTTCGCTCTTACTGCTGCAGTGTGGTCTGTCTGCCAGGTGGAGGCGCCGCTGCACCCCTCTGTGTTACTGGTGGATGTGTGCTGGAGGCTGGTGGTAGTGTGTTCGGTGTGGATGGGCCTGGGAGGTTGTGTCCATGCCTTGAAGAGCAGCCTGCGGCCAGGTCGGACCCAG GGGGAACGTGCACAAAGGATGGAAGAGGAAGTCGTGTCTGAAAACAGGAATATCCAGTATTCATG GAAGCCTCAGCGGAGGAGCCCGGGCGTTCCTCTTGACCTCGCCTTGGCCGACagcctgctgctgtgtttgcttCAGGAGCCCCTCCGAGACCCCACTGTACCCAACATAAAGACTCAGATCTGCAGGCTGGAG tCAGTTTTTTACAAACTGGAAGAAGCAGATATTGGCTCAGATGCGACCCTGGAAGAGATGGATTATAACTCTAAACTGACTGACAAAGTAAAGCTCATCAGAACCTACCTGCAGAAGAG GATGAGCTCACTGTGCAGACTCGTCCAGGTGCAGGGGGATTTTGAGTCCAGCGTGAAGGACATGTTGGAGGGCCTGGATGGCCTCTGGACTCAGCTGGAGGAGCTCCACACGGGGGTCACACTCTCCAAAGAGGGGAGTCAAGGCCACAGGGACCTGGCCTCGGCCCTGACAGATGCAGAG ACTTTGTTTGCAGTCCTGGGCCGCTACAGGAAAAGACTTCAGCGCTGCCAGAGTCATCTGAAAGAAAGCACACAACTACTGCAG gagtTGATCTGGAGTCACACTCATATTCGCaacagtgtgagcagcagcagtgagtcTGTGTGGCctgagctgctgcttcagtccaACATTGAGCAG TTTGACAAGGTGCAGGAGAATTTCCTCTCCATGGAGCAGCAGACCTCTACCTTCCAGGCCCACCTGGAGGGACTTGGAAAGGGGCATCAGGACGGGAATGCAGGGCTCATTGCTCATGCAGAAGGGGCCCATTCAGGCTCAGCATCTCCACAGACTTCCCTTCATCTCCACGGTGAACGCACAAATGTTGTGTCACCAGAGCACCAGAGCTTGCCCTCTGCAtcggagaaaaacacaaacacagaaaaaaaccctcttCTGTTACTGTGTGAGAGGTCAGCTCTGCAGTTCTCTTCCACTATTAGTCGCCTGCGCAAATCTGGGAGGAGGAAGTGA